ctgaagttaatgggtcaggcatccaaaatgtgtactgttgggtgtgccttcaggaacagggttgggaaacactgatctaCACCGCCCAGCAGGCTTTTATATatcatggaaaaaataaaaacaatctctCGTGCAagaaatgacaaacaaaaaacacaaccgAGGAGAACTATGCGTCATGATCATCATGTCTCCTTTATTTCTGTAACTCTTTACCGAATACAAATTGTGTTTTAGTAGCTTTAGAAAAAGAGGCAAAATGCTAGAATCATTATTAATGGCCACAGTCAGGTCAATAACCAAGTATTAAacagtgaaagtttgatttatttgtGATTACTATTCTTTctcattacttttggtcccttaacaagtgggaggcaaatATGCAAACTGCTATAATTCCTACACCGTTcccctgatttggatgtaaataccctcaaactaaagctgacagtctgcagttgaaGCACActgaattgtgtcgatgtcccagTATTTATGGACCTTACTGTGCGTTTCCTTccttttattttcatgcacattttggtATATCACACAGAACATGCTTAATGGAAAAGCCAAGAAACATAcacagggttcccacactttcATAAACCCCAAATTCAAGGACATTTTAAAGCACaataattttaaatcaaacacCTTTGAATATGTAGCATCATGAAAGTCcttactgtacttaacattttacttacacttcatatttacattagtcattttaaacagtaatttaaaaaatgtgttgaattccACACTGGTAATATTTAAATATGGTCTCTGAAATATTGATGTGCAGAAAAATTAGTCAATGTTAGTCAAGATgtagatttatttttactttaagaatttcattttttttccttgtgtttttgacaattgagttcaattgttaaattaaaactataaacaatttttatttagattaatctgtgtttgtttgtgtgtactttccaggccttgtatccatatgtctgaaattcaagtagTACTTACAAGAAACATGGGAACcctgcatacatttttaaaagcgcaCAACTTAGGATAAGCATTTTATCtgattcaaaaaaataataataatcaaactaTGATGGAAGTAAATTCCAGAATAatcattaaaaatctcattttCGGATGATAAAATGTGCTTGATAAGACATTAATGGACAACCCAGCATTTCcagtacattataaaacatctgaaatgttgttttgctcattttCCAAatgcctcagccaaagtctgtcatcacagtggttcagtcttattattataataacctccagaactgtcttgagcgtcGGTCTGCGCTCCCAAAGAGCGTCTCTCGCCTCCAAAAGCCATGGCATTGCCTTTAATCCTCTTCTTCTGAGGCAAAactcattcataaaaaaaaagacCTTCTCCCACCGTACAAAACTACATTTTTCTTATTGATTTTTGGCGCCAGCTTATCAGGAAGTGATCGTTTTGTTCTCTTGGACTCattggatgaaaacgctgctttatacGCAAATGTTTCATGCGATATTACAGTATTGTGCGTAatggcgagttcagactgcacgatttttaAAATAGTCGGAtcacggatgttttcacactgcatgactatctggggtagcgttcTATCATGTGATCAGCGACAGGgggttttacactgcatgactttacaataggaagaatcgccgagaACATTGTCTTGATCCACAAACcccgtctcacaaccaaacacttGCGAGAAGCGACAGGGAAACAACGTGCggtcacgtagtatatctttttttattaaatacataatgagaaagacggctttaatggggtagaaaattgatttattttgctcacctggccttTGAAAAGAATTTAACTCAAGCGTTTTTCTTTTTCGAgccggttgtggtattgctcagatgacacgttagacagacacgggtgctcctgccaaatttataCTATAGTTTTTCCTATATTTCctgggtccaaatagaccaaaaaaTACCCATGCAGAAACCTATACTTGTGGAAGCTGCTCTCATTGGCCGGGGCGCCACTGGGGGGGGTGGAGTTTGGACGATTCTAAGGGCCACGGATTTTGGGGACTCCTTCCCCacccgctcttcacttttgtccacgaTATATcccccccactcttcactttGAAAGGTGAAAGGTTGTGATAGGGCGGCCAGAGGCACCCCTGGCCCTAGGTAATAgctaatgttattttcaatcagaaccgCACCACATGATTCtgaatcgctgacagctccagatattcatcATGCCAAATATCTGATGGATGTCGGTGACTCATCTGCAACTCACGTCTTTGATTGCTCAAACTGTGTGATTGTAACcaaagtcatttcacttggcagctgtctttgaaacgcctctcgggcagtatgctcaggctcTCTGTCTCAATGGGGAAtgatcaaattcttcaaaactggttgcgaagcttacgattacattacatatttggaatcaccaataaaattaaacatcaaCCGCTGCCTGAGAACTTCGGAGAACAAGGGTGAGTGTCCAAGTACTTGTACGGGTGTCCTACATTGCTCAAGTACTTCTATAAATAATCACTTGAGTAATAATGTTCTAGTGACAGCTACctttaatgtatttactttaCGAGGTATATCAAAGTCGCTAtatggcaagtcatttcactcggtggccatctttgcAACGATTTTCTGTCCAATCTTAcgatcattacattacatattcggaatcaccaatgaaattaaacaacaacttcCGCATAAGGTTCGTTTCTAAATGTGTGTATCAaacaaaatgaaatcaaatgCGCACCtgaaaggaacgagatcacgacaccgaCCTCATTTATTCTCGTTCTACACATCATCATCCTCTTAATAACGCCTTGTTCGAACGTGCTACCCTTCAGAAGTcgtccacaacttggtcttgatggcaaatCTCCTCCAGAATGAAAGTCAccctttgtttacaagtttgtgggtgttGTCATGTGATGCGCGTTTGACAGGAAGGACTGTACCTTGTGTTCGTTTtacacagattacaaaaccagaaaacttttGCTGTTCAAGTGTGCTTGGTTCGTTTAAAAGAGGAGATTTCAGGCTGttttggatatatttcttatgtctgtgaagcaagtatatgctgagattccagtgcgtttgttgaccaccaaactgttgtAAAGgcacacgtctggtccgagcttATCCCTGAAGAAACATCAGTCTATAGAGATCAATGACTGGCTCCTTTACTAGTAGGTGGGGCTTTGTTGACCATATTGACTGTTGCACTTTTCCACATTCGAAACaatacgagtgacacgtcttgtatattctacagcaggggtcaccaatcctggtcctggagggccggtgtccctgcagtgtttagcttcaacttgcctcaacacacctgcctgggtgtttcaagtatacctagtaagaccttgattagcttgttcgggtgtgtttgattagggttggagctaaaatctgcaggacaccggccctccaggaacaagtttgatgacccctgttCTACAGTCTTTGTTGTtatgagcaccgatttgcctgtgattccAGGCAATAGTCTGCAAGTTTTCAAAACCTGTTGGTAAGTCAAAATTGGGGCTGAAATCATGTCGAAATAGTCCAGTTCACATCTTTGGGGAAACAGCCCTTGACTTGTCAGATGAACACGAAGTCCCTCTTTGCCATAAGACTTAGGTGAAAGCTCATATGAGAGTCGAGGCTTCTTTTATGACTGCAAATGGTTCCACAATCAAAATATACAAGACAATACTCTTCTCAGTGATTCATCATATGTTTAATGAGGGTTTTCTTCCGCATGAAACTCTTTCCGCACTGTACACACATGAACGGCTTCTCCTTGATGTGACTGTTCATGTGAGTATCTAAAGTGGTTTTATATGGAAAGTTAATACCGCACTGTGAGCAAGAGTagggcttctctccggtgtgaatcctcatgtgtaaAGTTAGGTTGCTTTTTCGAGTGAAAACCTTTTCACAATGAGGGCAAGTgcttgttttctctctagtgtgaactctcatgtgcaTCTCGAGTCTATTCTTTaaactgaaactcttcccacactgagtgcaagcaTGAGGCTTGACTTTAGTGTGAATCGTGAGGTGGTTTTTAAGGACTTGCAACTGGTTGAATCTCTTTCCGCACTGTGTGCAGGCGTACGgcctctctccggtgtgaatcctaaTATGGTGCTGGAGGTGGTGTTTGtgagtgaaactctttccacactgcgtGCAGGAGTAAGGCCTCTCTctggtgtgaactctcatgtgaccTTCGAGGGCTtgcttttgactgaaactcttgcCACACTGAACACATCTGAAAGGCCTCTTTCCAGAGTGAATACCCAAGTGGACCTTAAGGTTCTGTTTGTAACTGAAACCCTTTCCACACTGCCGACACATGTAATCTTGGCGTTTCTCAAACCGATCTTTCTCCTCCATTTCATTCGGCTCTTGACTCTCTTCTTTCAGGCCCATAAGCTCTAAAGAGAAAAAGATTACAGTTTTAAGGCACAAAGAAAGCCAACATAGGCATCATAACCAAGAATATATAGCATCTCATAAGCAATAAGAGCCTGAAAGTTACAGGTAATCTCATAATGTGTTAATATTAAACTCACTGGTTTCTTTAGGACATGCAAAGGCTTATAGGTACCAAAACCCTTACTACAGCAAACCTCCTAACATATGTCTCAGAATTTCCAGGAGACCATTAGTAGGGGCAGGGAGTTGGGGCGGCATGGTGGTGGTCTGAGTAACTAAGTTGAGAACCTGAAGGGGTGGGTGGTGTATGTGGTATTAATAATTGTAGCATGTGTTACCCCGctagtcctacaccacccaacccgctccgaggtgggatcgaaccggcgctcgtccgcatgggagttggttgctctaataAGAATGTTTTAAAACCATGGCCTCcagtgtctgttgctagagcacctttagaggtcagaggagtgaggtttacctgcacagcaccttaCTAGCTTGCCTCTGTTACACATGGACCGGTAATCGTGGGAGTAGGATACTATACTAAAGTTGACAACCAGGTGTGGTGTTGGACTCTGTACCAAAAAGGTGAGTACTTGAGGTGGGGAGTGAAATTACAAtagttttccaggagaaataacaaaacgggagggtggcggggtGTGAAATAGAGGAGACTCCTGAGAAAAACGGGGAGTGTTGGCAGATATAAGGCAGACAATCCCCAATCAGTCATTATTATTGTCTATAATTATAGAAGAATAGTGGCCCCTTGGCTATGTTCAGTTTTACACTTTGGGGCTGATCACAACGAACATGCTTTTCTGTGTTGAGAACGCAAGgcttttgttgacaagaaaaagtGAAGTGCACTTTTTACGTCGCTAGTCAACCACCgaatcagctgcgtattgtgTGTGAACGTtgctgttaatattattataactgtaatatttaatgtgagtagcggcatggtggctcagtggttagcattgtcgcctcacagcaaaaaggtcactggttcgagtcctagctgggtcaCTTGGCGTCTCTGTGGAGTCtgtatgttctcctcatgttggcgttggtttcctgctccggtttgtgtgtgtgtgtgtgaatgagtgcgtattgGTGTTTCCAGTGCTTGGTTGCAGGTGAAAGGGTatctgcagcgtaaaacatattctgggatagttggcagttcattccactgtggccggaggaaaattaatgaatgaataaagtcagAGGAGCTGGGTGTAACTTCAGACGAATTTTAAAGAATCAGTTCATCTAAAAATCGAAATCTGGTCAATACCTCAACCGGTACcagtccgtggatcaattggtaccgggccgcacaagaaatcgttacttattttcattttatatattatcTAAATCTGAACGAtctcttattttgaaaaatgagtgCCCAAATtcaacccacaagcagcaaaatgagtaagaaacagacgtctttggaaagtttctttgcgaagGGGAAAAGGTCCAGTGAGGAACTCGCAAACTGCcaaggacatggtcagcaacccatttgtcaacaaatcaggtgaatccagcaaggctctgcaagaagatcaactcCTGGAGATCGAAAATGACGGCAGCCTCAGATGTATcgtgtcttttctagagttcatgctagttcgttatttccaatggaggtgtgtgACGTCCTCGTGCCTTCCAGACCAG
The Danio rerio strain Tuebingen ecotype United States chromosome 4, GRCz12tu, whole genome shotgun sequence genome window above contains:
- the si:ch73-266f23.3 gene encoding uncharacterized protein LOC100333922 (The RefSeq protein has 3 substitutions compared to this genomic sequence) encodes the protein MCSSTKGQSVQTQRKTPAEATDLHTVIKMAFIKEESEDLMIEETFAVKQEDPEQTELMGLKEETQEPNEMEEKDQFEKRQDYMCRQCGKGFSYKQNLKVHLGIHSGKRPFRCGQCGKSFSQKQALEGHMRVHTRERPYSCTQCGKSFTHKHHLQHHIRIHTGERPYACTQCGKRFNQLQVLKNHLTIHTKVKPHACTQCGKSFSLKNRLEMHMRVHTREKTSTCPHCEKVFTRKSNLTLHMRIHTGEKPYSCSQCGINFPYKTTLDTHMNSHIKEKPFMCVQCGKSFMRKKTLIKHMMNH